The Bacteroidales bacterium DNA window GGGTAAAAAGAAAAGATTATGAAATTCGGATATTTTGACGATGCGCACCGGGAGTATGTAATTCAAAATCCCAGAACTCCCTACCCCTGGATTAACTACCTCGGAGCCGAGGCATTCTTTTCACTGATTTCCAATACAGGCGGAGGGTATAGCTTCTTCAGGGATGCGCGCCTGCGCCGCATTACAAGGTTCAGATACAATAATATCCCTCTCGACTCAAACGGAAAATACTTTTATATAAAGGAAGGAAATGAATTCTGGAATCCGGGATGGCAACCTTCGCGTACTCCCCTTGATTTTTATGAGTGCCGGCACGGGTTGGGGTATTCCGTCATTACAGGGGAAAAAAATCAGCTAAGGGCTGAATTGCTGGCTTTTGTTCCTCTGAAATTTAACGGAGAAGTGCAACGACTGCGTTTAACAAACAAAAGTTCATCAGAAAAGAAAATTCAGGTTTTCAGTTTCGTTGAATGGTGTTTGTGGAATGCACTTGATGACATGACCAATTTCCAGCGTAATTTTTCCACCGGGGAAGTGGAAGTTGAAGGTTCTGCAATTTACCATAAAACGGAGTATAAGGAGCGGCGGAACCATTTTGCATTTCATTCGGTCAATGTTCCCGTGACAGCGTTCGATACTGACAGGGAAAGTTTTTTAGGCATGTATAACGGCCTCGACAGGCCAGAAACTGTTGCAGCGGGGAAGCTGACCGGCAGCATTGCGCACGGATGGTCGCCGGTAGCGGCATTTCAGATTGACATTTCAATAGAACCAGGTACATCAAAAGATCTTGTTTTTATTCTTGGATATGTTGAAAACCCTGAAGACAGGAAGTGGGAAACTAAGGGTATCATCAACAAGGAACAGGCCCGGCTTATGATAAACCGCTTTGCAGATACCCGCTCGGTTGATGAGGCAATGAAAGAACTGAAGGATTACTGGACGGGACTGTTTTCTGTTTTTCAGGTCAGATCGCACGATGAACGGATTGACAGAATGGTCAACATCTGGAACCAGTATCAGTGCATGGTCACTTTCAACATGTCACGCAGTGCCTCCTATTTTGAATCAGGGATTGGCAGGGGACTGGGATTCAGGGATTCCAACCAGGACCTTATAGGTTTTGTGCATCAGGATCCTGAAAGGGCGCGTGAGCGCATCATTGATATCGCTTCCACCCAGTTTGAAGACGGAGGAGCCTACCATCAATATCAACCGCTGACCAAGCGGGGGAACAATGAAATAGGAGGTAATTTCAATGATGATCCCCTCTGGCTCATTCTTTCGACCACTGCCTATATTAAAGAAACGGGCGATTTCGGCATCCTTGATGTTTCAGTGCCTTTTGATAATCACCCTGATAAGGCCGCTCCTTTAATGGAGCACCTCAAGCGGTCATTCGATCACGTCGTCAATAATCTGGGTCCGCACGGCCTGCCCCTGATAGGAAGAGCTGACTGGAACGACTGTTTGAACCTCAACTGTTTTTCAACCAACCCTGACGAATCGTTTCAGACAACAGAAAACAAAAAAGGAGGAGTTGCCGAATCGGTATTTATAGGAGGAATGTTTGTATTGTACGGAAATGAATATGCACGGTTATGTGAGATAAGGGGAATGGAAGAAGAAGCCCGTCGCGCACGGGCACATGTGCATGCCATGGAGAAAGCTGTGATGGATCACGGATGGGACGGTGAATGGTTCCTCAGGGCATATGATTACTTCGGAAACAAGGTTGGGTCAAAAGAAAATGAAGAGGGGAAAATATTCATCGAACCCCAGGGCTTTTGTATCATGGCCGGAATAGGGCTTGCTGACGGAAAAGCAGAAACGGCACTTGCCTCGGTAAAAAAATACCTTGACTGTCCTTACGGGATAGTTCTTAATCACCCAGCCTTTACCTATTACCATCTGAATCTGGGAGAAATCAGCACTTATCCGGCCGGATACAAGGAAAATGCCGGCATTTTCTGCCACAATAACCCCTGGATCATGATTGCGGAAACGATGGTTGGCAACGGAAAACAGGCATTTGAATATTACACCAAAATTGCTCCTTCCTTTCTTGAGGATATAAGTGATCTGCACAAAACAGAACCATACGTTTATTCCCAGATGATAGCCGGCAAAGACGCATGGAAACCGGGAGAGGCAAAAAATTCGTGGCTAACAGGCACAGCGGCATGGAATTTCTATGCCATTACACAGTATATACTGGGAATACGTCCTGATTATTTCGGACTGATAGTAGATCCCTGTATTCCTTCTGAATGGAAAGAGTTTCATGTACAAAGAATTTTCAGGGGAGTAAAATACCATATCCATATCAAGAACCCCGCCGGTGTTATGAAAGGAATCCGGTCGGTTACCCTGAACGGAAAGCCTGTGGAGGGAAACATGCTGCCCCTTCTCAAATCCGGAGAAGAAGCATCTGTTGAAGTCATTATGGGATAGTGAGACTATGCCATTTCA harbors:
- a CDS encoding glycosyl transferase, which produces MKFGYFDDAHREYVIQNPRTPYPWINYLGAEAFFSLISNTGGGYSFFRDARLRRITRFRYNNIPLDSNGKYFYIKEGNEFWNPGWQPSRTPLDFYECRHGLGYSVITGEKNQLRAELLAFVPLKFNGEVQRLRLTNKSSSEKKIQVFSFVEWCLWNALDDMTNFQRNFSTGEVEVEGSAIYHKTEYKERRNHFAFHSVNVPVTAFDTDRESFLGMYNGLDRPETVAAGKLTGSIAHGWSPVAAFQIDISIEPGTSKDLVFILGYVENPEDRKWETKGIINKEQARLMINRFADTRSVDEAMKELKDYWTGLFSVFQVRSHDERIDRMVNIWNQYQCMVTFNMSRSASYFESGIGRGLGFRDSNQDLIGFVHQDPERARERIIDIASTQFEDGGAYHQYQPLTKRGNNEIGGNFNDDPLWLILSTTAYIKETGDFGILDVSVPFDNHPDKAAPLMEHLKRSFDHVVNNLGPHGLPLIGRADWNDCLNLNCFSTNPDESFQTTENKKGGVAESVFIGGMFVLYGNEYARLCEIRGMEEEARRARAHVHAMEKAVMDHGWDGEWFLRAYDYFGNKVGSKENEEGKIFIEPQGFCIMAGIGLADGKAETALASVKKYLDCPYGIVLNHPAFTYYHLNLGEISTYPAGYKENAGIFCHNNPWIMIAETMVGNGKQAFEYYTKIAPSFLEDISDLHKTEPYVYSQMIAGKDAWKPGEAKNSWLTGTAAWNFYAITQYILGIRPDYFGLIVDPCIPSEWKEFHVQRIFRGVKYHIHIKNPAGVMKGIRSVTLNGKPVEGNMLPLLKSGEEASVEVIMG